A window from Acidimicrobiales bacterium encodes these proteins:
- a CDS encoding hemolysin III family protein: MVTTAAPAKPRFRGVSHRMAFVASLTLAPIMIVRAPGVGPRFIIALYSLAVVALFGVSALFHRIPWGERSERLMQRLDHATIFIAIAASYTPVAAFALSPWAARLVLPMVWGGAAVGIWFRLRFTRAPKPVVAIPYLVVGWCLLPVVADAWHHLGVAGFVLLLLGGLLYTAGAVVYAFRTPDPWPETFGFHEVFHACTVAAAVLHYVAIAFIVLPKAG, from the coding sequence GTGGTCACGACCGCCGCTCCCGCCAAGCCCCGGTTCCGAGGGGTGTCGCACCGGATGGCGTTCGTGGCCTCGCTGACCCTGGCGCCGATCATGATCGTGCGGGCACCCGGGGTCGGGCCCCGGTTCATCATCGCCCTCTACTCGCTGGCAGTCGTAGCCCTGTTCGGCGTATCGGCGCTCTTCCACCGCATCCCGTGGGGCGAGCGGAGCGAGCGACTCATGCAACGGCTCGACCATGCCACGATCTTCATCGCCATCGCGGCCAGCTACACCCCTGTGGCCGCCTTCGCCCTGTCTCCGTGGGCGGCCAGGTTGGTACTTCCCATGGTGTGGGGCGGTGCAGCGGTCGGCATCTGGTTCCGCCTGCGGTTCACCCGGGCGCCGAAGCCGGTGGTGGCCATCCCCTACCTGGTGGTCGGGTGGTGCCTGCTGCCGGTGGTTGCAGACGCCTGGCACCACCTGGGGGTAGCCGGTTTCGTCCTGTTGCTGCTCGGCGGGCTGCTGTACACCGCGGGTGCAGTCGTCTACGCCTTCCGGACACCCGACCCGTGGCCCGAGACGTTCGGCTTCCACGAGGTGTTCCACGCCTGCACGGTGGCCGCCGCGGTCCTGCACTACGTGGCCATCGCCTTCATAGTGCTACCCAAGGCCGGTTGA